One stretch of Pelmatolapia mariae isolate MD_Pm_ZW linkage group LG3_W, Pm_UMD_F_2, whole genome shotgun sequence DNA includes these proteins:
- the LOC134623776 gene encoding putative nuclease HARBI1, whose protein sequence is MACRFLEEPVDVEAQILRRALRRERVIRARLDILSFPDDFLCERYRFSAKSIIYLNNILRPYIAHVTHRGHSLSSVHIICIALRFFANGSFLYNIGDAEHVSKATVCRAVRNVTVALKRLLYSFVVFPGHRPTRFIKEGFHKIAGFPGVIGCIDGTHIPIIAPSVNEGDYVNRKSFHSINVQIICDAANIITNVEAKWPGSVHDSQIFRECTLSTKFGHGEFTGYLLGDRGYPCLPYLLTPYPDPEPGPQQRYNLAHCRTRARVEMTIGMLKARFQCLQRLRVTPERACDIIVACVILHNIATIRGEHCPSEPNISSDPNHEHPDPPTDIQDGRAVRDTICHNHFL, encoded by the exons ATGGCGTGCCGCTTCCTTGAAGAGCCAGTAGATGTTGAAGCCCAAATTCTCCGCAGAGCTCTCCGCCGGGAGAGAGTGATTAGAGCgcgtttggacattttatcatttcctgatgattttctgtgtgaacgttaccgtttttcagcaaaatctataatatatttgaataacatcctcaggccttatattgctcatgtgacacatcgcggacattctctcagttctgtacatattatttgtattgcacttcgtttttttgcaaacgggagctttctgtataatattggtgacgctgagcacgtttccaaggctaccgtctgtcgggcagtcaggaatgttacagttgcactgaaacgtctcctgtactcgtttgtggtgttcccCGGTCACAGACCCACAAGATTTATCAAAGAGGGATTCCACAAAATtgcag ggttcccaggcgtgattggctgtatagatggcactcacattccaatcattgctccttcagtaaatgaaggagactatgtgaacaggaagtctttccacagcattaatgtacag ATCATATGTGATGCTGCCAACATTATCACAAATGTGGAAGCCAAGTGGCCAGGCTCTGTTCATGACTCACAAATTTTTCGTGAATGTACACTGAGCACAAAATTTGGACATG GAGAGTTCACTGGCTACTTGCTTGGTGATAGGGGGTATCCATGTTTACCCTATTTGCTTACCCCTTACCCTGACCCTGAACCGGGCCCACAGCAGCGATATAATCTGGCTCATTGCAGGACAAGAGCCAGAGTTGAAATGACTATCGGAATGCTTAAGGCCCGGTTCCAGTGCCTTCAAAGACTCAGGGTCACCCCAGAAAGGGCATGTGACATTATTGTGGCATGTGTGATTCTTCACAACATTGCCACAATTAGAGGGGAACACTGTCCTTCTGAACCAAACATCAGCAGTGATCCAAACCATGAACATCCTGACCCTCCCACGGACATACAAGATGGAAGAGCAGTCAGAGACACCATATGTCACAATCATTTCCTTTGA